Part of the Dehalococcoidia bacterium genome is shown below.
TGCTCCACTGCCGCCGCCAGAAGCCTGCCCAGTCCGATCCCGTAGCACCCCATCACGATCGGTTTCTGCACCCCATCCTGATCAAGGTAAAGGGCTTCCAGCTTCTTGCTGTATACGGTGCCCAGTTTGAATAAATGGCCTACCTCTATGCCCCGTTTCGAAATGAACTCTCCATCGCACTTGGGACATTGATAACCAAGCCGGGCCAGGGCGATATCGATCATCACATCCACAGCAAAATCCCGCGGATAATTGGCATTTTTGAAATGGGCATCGGGCTTATTGGCTCCGACCACAAAATTGGTCCCCAAGGTAATAGAATCATCAGCCACAACCTTCATCCCGGAAAGGCCTATCGGCGAGGCTGACCCCGCCACCAATCCTGCGCCGCTAACCTCCGCTTCAGTTGCCAGACGCAGATCATTGCATTTGAGGGCATTCTTGAGCTTGACCTCATTGACCTCCAGATCTCCCCGGATGGTAACAAATATCACTTTGCCGTCGGCAGCATAGAAAACGGCCTTGAGGGTCTGACTTGCTGGCACCCCAAGGAATGTGGCCACTTCATCAATTGTCTTTGCGCCCGGCGTCGGAACCTCCTCCAGCGGCAAGGCTTCTCCTTTTTGATCAGGCTTGGATTTGGTAAAGGCAGCCCGTTCCGAATTGGCAGCATACTCACACTTCGGACAACAGATGATCTCATCCTCTCCGGTATCGGAGACTAACATGAACTCGTGCGAGCCTTTCCCTCCAATTGCCCCGCTATCGGCTTCAACCATGATCGCCGGCAAACCGCATCGAGCATAAATCTTCTTGTAGGCCCCAACCATCTTCACATAGCTTTGATCCAGTGCCTCATCGGTGACATCCATACTATAGGCATCCTTCATGAGGAATTCCCGGACGCGCAGCAACCCGCCTCTGGGGCGCGGTTCATCCCGAAACTTCGTCTGCATCTGATAAGGCACCGCCGGCAGGTCT
Proteins encoded:
- a CDS encoding proline--tRNA ligase codes for the protein MRVSGLFGKTLRQVPADADTVGHQLLLKAGMIHQVGSGIYSYLPLGWRVLRKIEQIVREEMDDAGGQELFMPALQPIEIWQETGRDKSFGESLFTLKDRKGRMLCLGPTHEELITNLARLNVRSYRDLPAVPYQMQTKFRDEPRPRGGLLRVREFLMKDAYSMDVTDEALDQSYVKMVGAYKKIYARCGLPAIMVEADSGAIGGKGSHEFMLVSDTGEDEIICCPKCEYAANSERAAFTKSKPDQKGEALPLEEVPTPGAKTIDEVATFLGVPASQTLKAVFYAADGKVIFVTIRGDLEVNEVKLKNALKCNDLRLATEAEVSGAGLVAGSASPIGLSGMKVVADDSITLGTNFVVGANKPDAHFKNANYPRDFAVDVMIDIALARLGYQCPKCDGEFISKRGIEVGHLFKLGTVYSKKLEALYLDQDGVQKPIVMGCYGIGLGRLLAAAVEQNHDEKGIVWPPAIAPYQVYLCALSIDNPEVADASGRLYTELKGAGFDVLFDDREESPGVKFNDADLLGIPVRVVISPRTLKKGEAEIKLRNRKEADFVSLGKVQEKLKSSLVSG